The Setaria italica strain Yugu1 chromosome VIII, Setaria_italica_v2.0, whole genome shotgun sequence genome includes the window TCAATCACGCTAAGAGATTTGTACAATACATCATCACCCATCTGGTGTTGATTGCAACTAAAACTAGGCATGTCAAGCAAGGCAATAAATCATGCTTTCATATAAACCTAATTTAATCCCTACCACAACAGCATCATTTAGAAGCTCAGAAGAGGAGAGAACTGATGAAACGGAGTTGCTGCTTCTAGCTTTGTGATACCAAGGAATAATAGAAAAAAGTAGCCACTAGATCTGACTATATATACACGTAATATATGTGACTACAAAAGATTATCCAAAACAGGCAAAACGAAGTCTAGAAAATTGCAAGCACCAACAGATCATCAAATCCACAAAAGGGTTTAATTCTCTATGGTTGTCCTTGGTCAGTTCACCTGCAGTTCATGAACTATTAATTTGCACGTATTTTAGGTCCTGGTGGGAGTAATAAGATGGAAACCTGCATACCGAAGAACAAAGCAGTGGGATAGAGAAAATTAAGAAGCTATAGGTACAAGAATAATGGAAATGTTGCAAATTAAAGGCTACATACGAGGGTTTGTAAACCTATCAAACCTGTAATTTGAAATAAAAACTTGCGTTTTATAAAGCATAGTTTATATTTCAATGTTTCCTTGCCGACTCCGATCCCTAAAAGCATTAGACCAAAAAAAAGTAGCATCACAAAAGATTGTCCCTATCTCGTACTGTTTATGTTTTATGGCAGAGAAGTAGAGAGTCAAATGCTGACATCCATTGATCATTCAACTACTGTTGCACTCCAGGCCGGAGGCCATGAGGAAATCCTGGACGCTATAAATCCCGTCACCTTGTCTCTCAGGCCGGCTCCATCAGCAGTTCCTCTCCTCTGGCTACTGGAGCTACCCAGCCGCGCCGCTCCTCATCGGtcatggacgccgccgccgtcgccaaagAATGCTCCGATGGGCTCTCCTCCacttcctcgtcctccaccaTGGCAGGAATGGTGTGGCCGACCACGTgggatcagcagcagcagccgccggacGCAggcgcctcgccgtcgccgggagAGACAGAGAAGCGTGAGGGCTTCATCGGCgtgcggccgcggccgtgggGCACGTTCGCCGCCGAGATCCGCGACTCCACGCGGCGTGGCGCCCGCGTGTGGCTGGGTACCTTCGACACCCCggaggccgccgcgctcgcctacGACCAGGCCGCCTTCTCCGCGCGTGGCGCCGCCGCAGTCCTCAACTTCCCCGTCGACCGCGTGAGGGAGTCGCTGGCGCCGCTcgctctcgccgccggcgtaGGGGGCGGCTCCCCTGTCCTCGCGCTCAAGCGGCGGCACTCCAAGCGGCGCACGCGCAGGCGGCGTAAAGGACTCTGCTCTAAGTGCATGGCCGACGGCAAGGATCTCCAACCGCCGTGCCAGTGCTCCGACGTGTCGGCCACGGCCATGGCGGTGCCGCAGCAGCAGGTGACGGCGGCGCGCTGCCAGGTACGCTTCGGCGTCCTGGAGCTCGAGGACCTCGGCGCTGATTACTTGGACGAGCTCCTCCGGATATCATGCGAGTTGGCAGCCTGAAGTCATGCCTGTATCGACATCGTCGACGTTAAGTTGGTTCACCACGAAGATCAATATGAATTCTGATTCTTCTTTGCCATGGAACATGAAAATACTGCACATCTCTGCATAGCGGTATGCGTGGAGTCTACAAAGTAAACTAGATCGCCATCTATGCACCTgataaggaaaaaaaacccTTTGCCACATGTGGTAATTGTTGTGATGCAACATTAACCAAGTCACCTATTAATTAAGCTAGCTTTAGTAAAAAAGGTACATGTACGGagccaagaagaaagggaaagtCTCTTGGTCTGGCAGTTTATGATCTCAAGACTTTTGCCTGTGAGTCTTTGAGAATTTTCTTTCACCTTTGGAATGAACGAGGTTTGTCCCTTGCTCGGGATTCAGTAAATTTTGATCAAGGACCCAAATTCCAGTGGGAAGAACAGGTCTCCTCCAAGCGAGATAAGCACTCATATGCTGAGATTGTGCGTCGCAGCCCTGCAGTTCACTCTTACGTATAGATGGCCAAACGGGCGGCCGGCCTGAGCACGATTTGTCCTGGCCCATTTAGGCCCAGCACGATGCGACCTGGATAATAACCTTGCCATACTGTGCTGGCCCATGGGCTGAAGCAGCCAAATCGGGGTGGGTCGGTGGCCCATTGGGCCATGAAGGCCCATCGTGCCCATTCTAACCCGGCtcaacttttaaaaaaaaatttgaaggcAAAAATTTAGTGGTATTATACATACAaacatatatacatgtatattCAGAGGTAATGCATATACAagcatatatataaattacaACTAAACGTGCCTAAATGTGCCTCCATCATACCCTGGTGGGCTGGGCCAGACCGGCCCACAAGCTGATGCAGCAGCCCAGGCCTGTCACTCAGCTCGGCCCGTCTAAGATTGTGCCGGACCGTGACTGGACCGAGCCAAAATCCCGTGCTATGGGGCGGCCCATGGGCCATATGGCCATCTATATCTCAGGTTTCTTCAAGGGTCAATCCACTTACTGGACCCAATCGTATTCGATCAAGACCGCCAAGTGGATGCCGAGAAGGCAGCGAACAACAAATTCAGCTCCAGGGTCTTCCTCGTTCCGGTCTCGCTCGTTTTTTTCACGTCTGGATTTTCGTTATGTCCATGATGATAATTTGGATGTGCGCCCTTCTAAtcagaacgcgaagaacacggGTGCTGATGAGCATGATTTGTCGCTGAATCTGGGGCCTTCTCGTTCAAATTTGATTTCAAATTCAAAGCAGTCTTTTGGCAAGCAGTCATCGCCAGAAATCTCGCTGCATGCAGCCGCTGCCTCTCGCACTTACCACACCTGCCATAAATGGGGACACGTGTCGGCTGGGCCCTCTTTGTTCAAGAATTTGGATGACTATCAACGGGTCTTCCTAGCCAAGAC containing:
- the LOC101773056 gene encoding ethylene-responsive transcription factor ERF094, which codes for MDAAAVAKECSDGLSSTSSSSTMAGMVWPTTWDQQQQPPDAGASPSPGETEKREGFIGVRPRPWGTFAAEIRDSTRRGARVWLGTFDTPEAAALAYDQAAFSARGAAAVLNFPVDRVRESLAPLALAAGVGGGSPVLALKRRHSKRRTRRRRKGLCSKCMADGKDLQPPCQCSDVSATAMAVPQQQVTAARCQVRFGVLELEDLGADYLDELLRISCELAA